Genomic window (Saccharothrix australiensis):
TCGGCGACGCGGACCCGGCGCGGCGGCTGGCCGGTATCGACGGCGGCGACCTGCCCACCGTGCCCGCCGACGGGCGGCGGGCGAGTCCGGGCTGGCTCACCGCGCTGGTCGCGGCCCACCTGCGGGACCCGTACGGCAACCTGACCGTGGTGGGCGCGGAGCACGCCGACCGCGTGCCGCTGCTGCGCGAGCTGCTCGACGTGCTGACCGAGGTGTGGGCGGGCGCCGAGCTGGTGCGGCGCTGGACGTTCTCGACCCACGAGCAGAGCGTGCACCAGCGGCTCAAGGACGCCGCCGAGGTGATCTTCCTGGGCGACTACGAGCGCGGCGTCACGCAGTACGCGGGATCGCTGGTGCGGTTGGACTCGGCGCCGGCCGACGACTGGCAGGCGGAGGCGGCGACCGCGCTGGTGGCGGAGTACCGGCGGGGCGACGTGGCCGGGCTGGCGACGCTGCTGTCGCGGGTGCGGCTGCGGGAGGTCGCGGACGTGCGCGGGCGGCTCGACGCGCTGCGGGACGTGGTGGCGGCGCGGGCGTCGGGCGGGGTGCTCGCGCTCGGCGGATCGGACCCCTCGGTCGACGGCCCGTCCGCGCGGGACGCGGCCGGCGCGGAGGCCGGTGCCGGCGGCGTGCGCCGCGGGACCGATCCGGTCGTCTTCTCCGGTGGCGACGCCGCGCGCCGGCCCTTCGCGGGGGCGGCCTTCCCCGGCGGCGACACCACGCACCGCACCGCCGCGCCGGACTCCGCGGGACGGGCCACCGGCGACCGCAGCGCCCCAGACCACAGCGCCCCAGACCACAGCGCCCCGAACCACAGCGCCACCGACCGGGACGCCACCGAGCCGAACGTCGTCGAGCGGAGCGCCATCGAGCAGGACGCCGGCCGGCAGGGCACGACCGGTGGAGGCGTCACCGGGGGCGGACCCGAGAGCCCCGGACACGACAGCCCCGGACCCGAGAGCCCCGGACACGACGGCCGCGGGCAGGACGTCGGCACCACCGGTGACACGACCCGGTTCCCCGCCGCGCGGACCGTCGACGGCCTCCGGCCGCACGCCGGGCAGGCCGCGCCGCCCACCCGCCTGGACCTGGCACGGGCCCTGGTGGCGGCCGACCGGCCGGAGGAGGCCGCCCGCGCGCTGGACGCGTTGGCGGCGGCCGGGCCGGAGGAGTCGCCGGGCGGTCGGTTCGCGCTGCGCGGCGTGCTGTTCGACCGCCGGTTCGTCGGCGACGGCCACGACGCCGAAGCGCGGATCGACGTCGTCGGCAGGCGGCTGCCGCACCTCTACCGCGCGGTGACCCGGCTGTGCTTCGGCGACCGGATGGAGGACCTGCGGCTCGACGACCGCCGCACGCTGGTCGAGCTGAGCCTGATCGTGGCCGACCGCCGCACCTCCCCCGCGCTCGTGCGGGCCGTCGAGGAGCAGTCGGTGGCGGCCGGCCGGTCCGACCTGCTGCTGCCCGCCGTCGGCGTGCGGGAGCTGCGGCACCGCGGGCTGCCCGCCGGGCCGCCGGACTGGTCGGCGGCGTGGTGCGCCGACCCGGCCGCGCACCGGCCGCCCGAGCCGCCGCCACCGCCCGCCGCGCGCCCGGAACCCGTGCCGCTGCCCGCCGTCTCGACGTGGCAGGACATCCTGCGCAGCGTGCCGATGCTGGTGCTGATGGGCGCGCTGCTGTTCCTGGTCGGCCTGGTCCTGGGGGTGGTGCAGAGTGCCTGACGCGGACGCGGCCGTCGTGCGCGCGTGGCGGGCGCAGCGGCGCTGGTCCCGCGCGGCCGACCGGGCCAAGGCCGAGTCGGTCCGGGCGCGCCGGGCCGTGCTGCTGCTGGTGGTCGTGGCGGCGGTGGCGGGCGCGGCGGCCGCGGCCACGGGGTCCGCCGCGCTCGCCGCGGTGAGCGCGAGCGCGACGGCGGTGGTCGCGGTGCTCGCGAGCCCGGCCGTCGTGGACGTGCGCACGGTGACCCGGCTCCGCGCGGTGTCGGAGGCGTTGAAGGCGGAGGTCCACACGTTCCTCGCCGGCGCGGACCCGTACCGCGGCGACGACCGGGACGCCGTGCTGGACCGGCGGACGACCGGGCTGCTGCCCGACGACGAGGCGACCGGCGCGCGGGTCGCCCGGCAGCGGCCCGACGACCGCGCGGTGCCCGCCGTGCGCGACGTGGCGTCCTACGTGGACGTCCGGCTCACCGGCCAGTTGGAGGGCTATTACGGTCCCGCCGCGGCGCGGATGGCGGCCTGGGCCGGGCGGTTCCGCGTCGCCCAGCTGGTGCTGGCCGTGTCCGCCGCGGGCCTGGCGGGCCTGGCGGCGACCGGGAACCCGCACGCCGCCGGGTGGATCGGCGCGCTGACCACGGCCGCGACCGCCGTCGCCGCGCACGGCGCGGCCGGTCGGCACGAGTACCTCGCCCTGACCTACGACCGGACCGCGCGGCGCCTGGAGTCGCTGCGCGACCGGTGGCGGTCGGGGCGGCTCGGCGACGAGGTCGTCGCCGAGTGCGAGACGCTGCTGGCCACCCAGAACGACGCGTGGCTGGCGCAGTGGACCACGGCGGAAGGCAGGGGCTGACCGGTGCGCGACAGGGTTTTCATCAGCCACAGCTCCCGGAACCGCACCTACGACGGCAGGACGCCGACGCGTGCCGCGCGGCTGCGGGACCTCATCTACGACGAGCTGGGGCACAAGAACTACTCGGTGTTCCTGGACCTGCGGGACATCGGGCCGGGCCTGGAGTGGCGCTCGGAGATCCTCACCGCCCTGGACCGGTGCCACGCGTTCGTCGTGCTGCTGGACGAGTTCGCGCTGGCGTCGGACCGGGTGCGCCAGGAGACCACGATCGCGCTGAACAACCGGGCCGTGCGCGGCACGCCGTTCGTGGTGCCGGTGCTCGTCGACGGCGTCGGCACCGAGCGCGTGCGGCGGATGGGGTTCACCGACGTCGACCTGCTCCAGGCGGTCCGGCTGGACGCCGACGCCGACGCGGACGACGTGGCGCGCGTCGCCGACAAGGTGACCTCGGTGTTCGCCGAGCTGCCGTCCCGGCTCGACCCGGCCGACGCCGAGTGGGCCGGGTTCCTGAGCCTCCAGCTGCGGTCCCTGGACGACGAGCTGCGCTACCGGGGCGCGGCGGCGCTGGGCATCGAGGAGCGGCTGTGCACGGCGACTCGGGCCGTGTCCGGCGACCTGCTGCTCGCCGTGCAGCTGCTCAACCACGGCGGGCAGCCGGGCGTGGTGCGCGCGGTGGGCGTGCTGCGGTGGGGCATGAGACCCGAGCACCTGGCGCGCGTGGTCCGGCTGCTGCACCCGAGCTGGGTGGACCGCGCCTCCGCCCGGAAGCTGCGCCCGCCCGACGGGCCCATCCCGCTGCGCTCCGCGCTGAACGCCTCGAACGCGTGGGTCGGCCGGCACTACCTCGACGTCGCGTTCTGCTTCGGCGACGCGCACATCAAGGTGCAGGAGATCGGCTTCGTCACCGGCGAGGACGCGGACCGCAGCGTGTTCGCCGAGCTGCGCGGGCAGGTCGCCGACGCCACCAGGGGCACCGACCGCCGGTGCTACCTGGTGGTGGTCGCGCAGGGCGTGCGGCCGGGACGGCTGCTCGACGCGCTGGACGACCTGGCGGAGGAGTTCCCCGACGTGGCCGCGATCCTGCTGCTGGGTCCGCGCGGTCGGGTGTCCGGGCGGGGCGTCCTCCAGCTGGACGCCCTCGCCGCCGGCGCGGAGGAGCTGGCGCAGCGGTTCGTGGACGACCTGGACCACGTCGCCGGCGTCGCGGAACCGGCCTGAGAGGCGGAGGCATGACCGTATCGTCCACTGTGGACACACCG
Coding sequences:
- a CDS encoding DUF4231 domain-containing protein, whose amino-acid sequence is MPDADAAVVRAWRAQRRWSRAADRAKAESVRARRAVLLLVVVAAVAGAAAAATGSAALAAVSASATAVVAVLASPAVVDVRTVTRLRAVSEALKAEVHTFLAGADPYRGDDRDAVLDRRTTGLLPDDEATGARVARQRPDDRAVPAVRDVASYVDVRLTGQLEGYYGPAAARMAAWAGRFRVAQLVLAVSAAGLAGLAATGNPHAAGWIGALTTAATAVAAHGAAGRHEYLALTYDRTARRLESLRDRWRSGRLGDEVVAECETLLATQNDAWLAQWTTAEGRG
- a CDS encoding toll/interleukin-1 receptor domain-containing protein — its product is MRDRVFISHSSRNRTYDGRTPTRAARLRDLIYDELGHKNYSVFLDLRDIGPGLEWRSEILTALDRCHAFVVLLDEFALASDRVRQETTIALNNRAVRGTPFVVPVLVDGVGTERVRRMGFTDVDLLQAVRLDADADADDVARVADKVTSVFAELPSRLDPADAEWAGFLSLQLRSLDDELRYRGAAALGIEERLCTATRAVSGDLLLAVQLLNHGGQPGVVRAVGVLRWGMRPEHLARVVRLLHPSWVDRASARKLRPPDGPIPLRSALNASNAWVGRHYLDVAFCFGDAHIKVQEIGFVTGEDADRSVFAELRGQVADATRGTDRRCYLVVVAQGVRPGRLLDALDDLAEEFPDVAAILLLGPRGRVSGRGVLQLDALAAGAEELAQRFVDDLDHVAGVAEPA